In Gossypium hirsutum isolate 1008001.06 chromosome D06, Gossypium_hirsutum_v2.1, whole genome shotgun sequence, one genomic interval encodes:
- the LOC107897674 gene encoding uncharacterized protein codes for MSALPFIPLLPGSMRSMSVTCSVPFHVPVRTSNPVIKHANDIFMLKHNHVPGKKSSTFQMRSLSNNTVFEDQSQGVICYRDENGEIVCEGYDEGPRFPRRFRRC; via the exons ATGTCTGCTCTTCCTTTCATTCCCCTCCTTCCGGGTAGCATGAGATCAATGTCTGTAACATGCTCTGTTCCTTTTCATGTTCCAGTTAGAACATCAAATCCAGTTATCAAACATGCCAACGACATCTTTATGCTTAAACACAATCATGTTCCTGGAAAGAAATCTTCCACATTTCAGATGAGATCACTCTCCAACAACACG GTTTTCGAGGATCAATCCCAGGGTGTAATCTGCTATAGagatgaaaatggagaaatagtTTGTGAAGGGTACGACGAAGGCCCTCGTTTTCCTCGACGATTCCGG AGATGCTGA
- the LOC107897672 gene encoding pectinesterase 3: MDSINSFKGYGKVDEVEELAFRRKKRRRLITLIILILLLLTLITAAVVGIFLHKRSSSSPNTLPPPALTPAASLKAVCSVTQYPASCFSSISSIAPSNTTVPELLFKLSLKVAIDELSSLSHYPTKLKAETNDIRLKSALQVCETMFDDALDRLNDSATSLEVGEGEKLLSDSKISDLKTWLSTAITDQETCLDSLEELNATKHFNATVVEEMKAAMQNSTEYASNSLAIVARILGLLTDLNIRIHRRLLGFEKAGSEFPAWVSPTERRLLQESKPTPNVIVAQDGSGNVLTINDAVKLVGKKNESRFVIYVKEGKYVENVILDKHMWNVMIYGDGKTKTLISGSHNFVDGTPTFATATFAVAGKGFIAKGIGFINTAGAVKHQAVAMRSGSDRSVFYRCAFDAYQDTLYAHSNRQFYRECDILGTIDFIFGNAAVVFQSCNILPRQPLANQFNTITAQGKKDPNQNTGICIQKCSISAFGNLTAKTYLGRPWKEFSTTVIMQSKIGAFLDPVGWKGWVANVDPPISIFYAEYQNSGPGSNVDNRVKWAGYRSTLSDVDAGKFTVETFIQGHDWLPNATVSYEPAL; encoded by the exons ATGGATTCAATCAATTCATTCAAGGGGTATGGTAAAGTTGACGAAGTGGAAGAACTAGCTTTCAGGCGAAAGAAACGAAGGCGTCTTATCACCCTTATCATCCTCATTCTCCTCCTTTTAACACTCATCACTGCCGCCGTCGTTGGGATTTTTTTACACAAGCGAAGCTCCTCCTCCCCCAACACTCTTCCCCCGCCTGCGTTGACTCCAGCCGCTTCACTCAAAGCTGTTTGTAGTGTGACTCAGTACCCGGCTTCCTGCTTCTCCAGCATATCTTCCATTGCTCCCTCGAATACAACCGTCCCAGAACTCCTCTTCAAGCTGTCTTTGAAAGTAGCCATCGATGAGCTCTCCAGTTTGTCTCACTATCCCACCAAGCTCAAAGCTGAAACTAATGATATCCGACTGAAATCCGCTTTACAAGTATGTGAAACTATGTTCGACGACGCCTTGGATCGATTGAATGATTCAGCAACTTCCCTTGAAGTTGGAGAAGGAGAGAAGTTGTTGTCAGATTCCAAGATCAGTGACTTGAAGACTTGGCTAAGTACTGCTATAACTGACCAGGAAACATGTTTAGACTCCCTGGAGGAGTTAAACGCCACAAAGCACTTCAACGCCACAGTTGTTGAAGAAATGAAAGCTGCCATGCAAAACTCAACTGAATATGCCAGCAACAGTTTGGCTATAGTTGCCAGAATCTTAGGTTTATTGACTGATTTAAATATTCGTATTCATAGGAGGTTGCTTGGGTTTGAGAAAGCAGGTTCGGAGTTCCCGGCTTGGGTTAGTCCCACTGAAAGGAGACTATTGCAGGAATCCAAACCTACCCCCAATGTTATTGTGGCTCAAGATGGTTCCGGGAATGTCTTGACCATTAATGATGCGGTGAAATTGGTAGGAAAAAAGAATGAATCAAGGTTCGTTATATATGTGAAGGAAGGCAAGTATGTTGAGAATGTGATTCTTGATAAACACATGTGGAATGTGATGATTTACGGTGATGGCAAAACAAAGACTTTAATTTCCGGCAGCCACAACTTTGTTGATGGAACTCCCACATTTGCTACAGCTACTTTCG CTGTGGCAGGAAAAGGATTCATTGCAAAGGGCATAGGGTTCATTAACACAGCTGGTGCAGTAAAGCACCAAGCAGTGGCTATGCGGTCTGGTTCTGATCGCTCCGTATTCTACCGCTGTGCATTTGATGCCTACCAGGACACTCTCTATGCCCATTCCAATCGTCAGTTTTACCGGGAATGTGACATTTTGGGCACAATTGACTTCATTTTTGGGAATGCAGCAGTTGTTTTCCAAAGTTGCAACATCCTGCCAAGGCAACCTTTGGCTAACCAGTTCAATACCATCACAGCTCAAGGCAAAAAAGACCCTAACCAAAACACTGGCATTTGCATCCAGAAATGCTCAATAAGTGCATTTGGCAACCTTACTGCTAAAACCTACCTTGGCAGGCCCTGGAAAGAATTCTCCACTACTGTTATCATGCAGTCAAAGATTGGGGCGTTCTTGGACCCAGTGGGCTGGAAAGGATGGGTTGCCAATGTTGACCCACCTATCTCAATCTTCTATGCAGAATATCAGAACAGTGGACCTGGATCAAACGTGGATAATAGGGTGAAATGGGCTGGTTACAGGTCCACTCTCTCAGACGTTGATGCTGGGAAGTTCACGGTGGAAACGTTTATACAAGGCCATGATTGGCTTCCTAATGCCACTGTCTCCTATGAACCTGCTTTATAA